In the Streptomyces sp. NBC_00193 genome, CGCCTCGACGGTGCGGCGGAGTTCCTCGTGCTCGGGGGTGAGCCGGTGGTCGAGGGCCATGGTCTTCGTTACTCCTTGTGGGAGAGGGCGCGGACGGTACGGGAGGGGCTGGGTCGCCCCAACTGCTCGGCCATCCACACGCTCGTGGCGGTGAGGGCGGCCAGGTCGACCCCGGTCTCGATGCCGAGGCCGTCGAGCATCCAGACGAGGTCCTCGGTCGCGAGATTGCCGGTGGCGCTCTTGGCGTACGGGCATCCGCCGAGGCCGCCCGCGGAGGCGTCGACGGTGATCACGCCGTGCTGGAGCGCGGCGAGGGTGTTGGACAGGGCCTGGCCGTAGGTGTCGTGGAAGTGCACGCCGATCCGGTCGGTGCCCACGCCCTCCTCGTTGAGCGCGGAGAGGAGGGCCTGCACGTGACCCGGGGTGGCGACGCCGATGGTGTCGCCGAGGCTCAGCTCGTCACAGCCGAGGTCGAGGAGGGCCTTGGCGACGCCGACCACCTGGTGGACCGGGACCGGGCCCTCCCAGGGGTCGCCGAAGCACATGGAGAGGTAGCCGCGGACGTGCACCTTGTGGTCCTTGGCGCGGGCCACGACGGGCTCGAACATCGTGAGGGACCCGGCGACGGTGCGGTTGAGGTTGCGGGAGGCGAAGGTCTCGGTGGCGGAGCCGAACACGGCGATCCGGGTGGCCCCGAGGGCGAGCGCGCGGTCGAGGCCGGGCTCGTTGGGGACCAGGACCGGCAGCGCGGCCTGCACGTCGGCCAGGAGCGGGAACAGCTCGTCGGCGTCGGCCAGCTGGGGGACCCACCGGGGGTGCACGAAGCTGGTGGCCTCGATGGTGGTGAGACCGGCGGCGGCCAGCCGGTGCACGAACTCGGCCTTCACGTGGGTCGGGACGGTCGTCTTCTCGTTCTGCAGCCCGTCGCGGGCGCCCACCTCGTGGATCCGGACCCGGGCCGGGAGGCCCTCGTACGGGAAGCTCATCGGAAGCCCGTTCACGCGTCCTTCTCCTCCTCGTCCGGGGTGACCACGGCCAGTACCTGGTCCATGGCGACCGTGGTGCCGGGGGTGACGTCGAGTTCGGTGACGGTGCCGGCGTGCGGGGCGGAGATGACGTGCTCCATCTTCATGGCCTCGACGACGAGCAGGCTCTGTCCGGCGGCCACCTTGTCGCCGACGGCGACCTTGACGACGGTGACGGTGCCGGGCATGGGGGCGGCGAGGGTGTCGGCGCCGCCGCGGCCCGCGCCGCGGAGGTTCGCTTCGACCGGGTCGTGCTTCTGCACGTGCCAGGAGTCGCCGTCGCGGCCGAGCCAGGTCCCCTCCGGGGAGGTGGCGTGGCTGAACCGGTGGGTGACCCCGTCGAGTTCGACCGTGAGGTGGTCGGGGGTGCGGTGCACGATCCGGCCCCGGGCCGGTGCGCCATCCGCGTCGCCGAGGAGGAGTTCCGTGTCCGGGCCCGTTCCGGCGGGGCGGGTGCGGACCGTGACCGGGTCCTGGCCCGGGAGGCGGAAGTGGTGGACCGCCCAGGCGGGGGTGCCGCCGAGGCGCCAGCCGTTGGCGGAGTCGAACGGGTCGACCCAGCCCCCGGCAGGGTTTCGGGAAGGGGCGGGGTGGGGGGAGGAAAGCAGTGCGGCCGCCGCGTACACCTCCGCAGGCACCCCGTCCGGGAGGAGCTGGGACAGGTCCCGCTCCACCAGCCCGGTGTCCAGGTCGCCCGACACCACGTCCGGGTGCGCGAGCAGGCGGCGCAGGAAGCCCGTGTTGGTCTGCACGCCCAGGATCACGGTGTCCGCGAGCGCACCCCGCAGCACCCGCAGGGCAGCCGCCCGGTCGGGACCGTAGGCGATGACCTTCGACAGCATCGGGTCGTAGGTGGAGCCGGTGTCGACCCCCGCCGCGAGCCCGGAGTCCGTACGGACGGAGCCGCCGGACGGCTCCGACAGTGCCAGCACCATGCCGCCGGAGGGCAGGAACCCGCGCGCGGGGTCCTCCGCGCAGACGCGGGCCTCGATGGCGTGCCCGGTGAGGGTGACGTCCGCCTGGCCGAAGCCCAGCTCCGCGCCCGCCGCGACCCGGAGCTGCTGCTCCACCAGGTCCAGCCCGGTGATGAGTTCGGTCACCGGGTGCTCCACCTGGAGCCGGGTGTTCATCTCCATGAAGAAGTACGAGGAGGGGTCCCCGCCCGGGACGATGAACTCCACCGTGCCCGCGCCGACGTATCCGCAGGACCG is a window encoding:
- a CDS encoding hydroxymethylglutaryl-CoA lyase, with translation MSFPYEGLPARVRIHEVGARDGLQNEKTTVPTHVKAEFVHRLAAAGLTTIEATSFVHPRWVPQLADADELFPLLADVQAALPVLVPNEPGLDRALALGATRIAVFGSATETFASRNLNRTVAGSLTMFEPVVARAKDHKVHVRGYLSMCFGDPWEGPVPVHQVVGVAKALLDLGCDELSLGDTIGVATPGHVQALLSALNEEGVGTDRIGVHFHDTYGQALSNTLAALQHGVITVDASAGGLGGCPYAKSATGNLATEDLVWMLDGLGIETGVDLAALTATSVWMAEQLGRPSPSRTVRALSHKE
- a CDS encoding biotin carboxylase N-terminal domain-containing protein, yielding MFSTVLVANRGEIAVRVIRTLRELGIRSVAVFSDADADARHVREADTAVRIGPAAAAESYLSVERLLDAARRTGAEAVHPGYGFLAENAAFAAACADAGLAFIGPPAAAISLMGDKIRAKETVKAAGVPVVPGSSGSGLSDAELVAAAEKIGMPVLLKPSAGGGGKGMRLVRDSALLGEEIAAARREAKSSFGDDTLLVERWVDRPRHIEIQVLADAHGNVVHLGERECSLQRRHQKVIEEAPSVLLTPELRASMGAAAVEAARSCGYVGAGTVEFIVPGGDPSSYFFMEMNTRLQVEHPVTELITGLDLVEQQLRVAAGAELGFGQADVTLTGHAIEARVCAEDPARGFLPSGGMVLALSEPSGGSVRTDSGLAAGVDTGSTYDPMLSKVIAYGPDRAAALRVLRGALADTVILGVQTNTGFLRRLLAHPDVVSGDLDTGLVERDLSQLLPDGVPAEVYAAAALLSSPHPAPSRNPAGGWVDPFDSANGWRLGGTPAWAVHHFRLPGQDPVTVRTRPAGTGPDTELLLGDADGAPARGRIVHRTPDHLTVELDGVTHRFSHATSPEGTWLGRDGDSWHVQKHDPVEANLRGAGRGGADTLAAPMPGTVTVVKVAVGDKVAAGQSLLVVEAMKMEHVISAPHAGTVTELDVTPGTTVAMDQVLAVVTPDEEEKDA